One genomic segment of Oceanispirochaeta sp. includes these proteins:
- a CDS encoding tyrosine-type recombinase/integrase: MSNEHSLVNQFVTAMKIRNYSPRTIKSYTRILELYIDYSRKHSDIEPGKRILDFLIRWEQHPATVKQSYAVLKAGLSGRITCHCLRHSLATHLLEAGVDVKSIKELLGHSNVQTTMVYLHVAQMRQIRVRSPL; encoded by the coding sequence ATGAGTAATGAACATTCGCTGGTCAATCAGTTTGTAACGGCAATGAAGATAAGAAATTACAGTCCCAGGACTATTAAGAGTTATACTAGGATATTGGAACTCTATATAGATTATTCCAGGAAGCATTCTGACATTGAACCTGGAAAAAGAATCCTGGATTTTCTGATACGGTGGGAGCAACATCCGGCTACTGTAAAACAATCCTATGCTGTCTTAAAAGCAGGTCTTTCAGGACGCATAACATGCCACTGCCTGCGCCATTCCTTAGCAACCCATCTTCTGGAGGCTGGAGTGGATGTGAAAAGTATTAAAGAACTTCTGGGCCACAGTAATGTGCAGACGACAATGGTATATCTCCATGTAGCGCAAATGAGGCAGATCAGGGTACGT